The window AGCGCCCCCAACCATAATCGCCCCATCGACCAGATTATTCTCATCCAAACCGCGCTTCTTAAAACACGGCGCACACACGTAAATCGTTCCCCCACCACCTACAAACAAATCCATAAGATCCTTCAGCGGCAAAAAGCCCTCCTCCGCCACATCGTCGGCATAGCCCTTCTGGGAAAGCCGAACGCCCTCCGTAGTCATAAAAAGGAGTGTCTCCTTCTCCGACCCCAGCGCGGCATTGGCAACTACAAAAGCCACAGTCGCTTTATCCGTATCGTCCTTCGCACAAGTCAAACTAACACAAAATTTTCCAGCCACTTTTACTCCTTTACTATGTTGATTTCTGTTCTATCCAGTAAAACGGGTGAGCCGCGTGAACCATCCGCCGCCCGGTCATGCGGCACCAGGCGGGCAAATCAACAGGCGCGCCAGGATCATACGCCGTAAGCTTCAAAACCTCACCCTCCTCGAGCTTTTGCATCCGCATTCGAAGCAAAATAATAACCTCGCCGCACCCCATGTGTCCCGCATCCCATTCATCGGCTGCGACAATATCCCGTTCATCCGACATCTTCACTCCTGCGGCAATTCCTCGGCACTGATATCGATCTCCTCGATCAGCCGCGCCAGATCTGCTTCCACTTCTGCCTGCACATCGGCATACGCCGGATCGCCATACACACTCGTCATCTCCCAGGGATCCTTCTCCAAATCGAACAAATCGCGCTCGCCGGTTCGATGTACCGCGAGCGTATAATTTTGCGTACGCACGCCATAGTGCTTCGTCGGCCCATCCCAATACGCATAAAAAGCCGACTGCCGCCAATCCTCTGGCGTCTCCCCCTCGCACAGCGCGCGAAAACTTCTGCCCTGCACCTGTGCATCGGGCTGCAACCCTGCAAAATCGAGATACGTCGCACCAAAATCCACATTCACCACAATATCCTCATTCACCGAACCCGGTGCAATCGCTCTCGGATACCGCATCACATAAGGCATGAGCAGTGACTCCTCCAAAATCAACCGCTTATCAAAATACGAATGCTCGCCCAAAAACATACCCTGGTCAGAAGTATATACCACAAGCGTATTCTCCGTCAACCCCTCCTCATCCAGAAAATCCAGCAACCGCCCCACACCCTCATCAATCGCCACAATACACCGCAAATAATCCTTCACATACTTCTGATAAGCCGCGTGAATCTTCTCCGTCGTATTCATCCCCGTCGTATCCAACCGCCCCGTAGGCCACGCTCTTCCCCGGACGCCCTCATCCATCCGCTCGGCCTGCATAAGAATCGTGCGATGGTGATTCTCCAACGCGCTGGACACCTTGTCAAACGGCTTATACAAATTCGACGGCTCGGGCAAATCCCCATCCGTGAACAAATCCGCATGACGGGGCGCGTACTCCCACAAACCATGGGGCGCCTTGTGGTGGCACAGCATCAAAAAAGGCTTATCCGGATCGCGCGCCTTCAACCAATTGAGCGACAAGTCCGTAATAATATCCGTCGCGTACCCCTCGTACTGCGTTGGCTCGCCATTGCGCGTAAACGACGGATTAAAATAAGCCCCCTGTCCCGGCAACACCTCCCAATAATCAAACCCATCGGGCTCAGACCCCAAATGCCACTTACCCGCAATACCCGTTTGATATCCGGAAGCCTGCAACTGCCGCACAAAATTGGGGTGATCGTCACTCAGAGGTTGATTCAACCGCAACACCCCATTTTTATGGCTATATTGCCCCGTAATAATACTCGCCCTGCTCGGCGAACACAGCGCATTGTTGCAAATACAATTGTCAAACCGCATCCCCTCATTGGCGATGCGGTCAATATTCGGTGTATCCACCACCTCATTCAACCATCCGTTATAACAACTGATAGCATTCACAGTATGATCATCAGACATAATGTAGAGAATATTGGGACGTGGATCAGACATTAAAACCTCCATGTGTAAAAAATATCACCTCTCCGGAACATAATCATCGACGAACTCCGGCATCATATCCAACACCTTCTGCAAGCGCTCACGCGCCTCTTCGGCATCGACATCGCCCTGCCCCAAAACAATATCGTACTCTTCCAGCCGATCTGCAGGCACATCGTAAAACCGTCCATCGTGATAAATTTTAAACCGATGTTCCCGCGCAAACTGTCCCGCGTGATCTTGACCAAAGCCAAAACGCGGATTATAATGACAAAAAATCCAATCCCTCGGATTACCTCCCTCACCCCGCAACTGGGGCAAAAAACTCCGCCCATCGCACGGCATTCCCTCAGGAATGGGCGCATCGGCCAAATCCATCAGCGTCGGCAAAAAATCGCTAAAATCCACCAGATCATCTAACACCACGCCCTGTGGCACCACACCCTGCCAAAAAGCAATAAAAGGCACATGCGTCCCCGCATCGGGCATCGTACCCTTACCACCCACAATCTCAACACCACCCTCAAGCTGAGACGTAATCGTGCGATGCGTACCATTATCACTTGTGAACATCACCAGTGTATTCTCGAGCAAACCGAGCGCCTCGAGCCTCTCCACAATCCGCCCCACCAGCTTATCGGCATACGCCACCATATCGGCAAAATAGCGCGTATTCTGCTCACCCCTCCGACCTCTATCCCGCCACTCCGGGCTATCGGGCGTGGGAACAAAAGGCGCGTGAACCAGAATCATAGGATAATAGGCAAAAAAAGGCACATCCCGATGTCGCTCAATAAAATCCAGCAAATAATCACAACAAATATCGGGACCATACCGATCTTCGATATAATCGTCTGGCAGCCATTCCCCATTGCATTCAATTTGCGGATTTGCATATCGCCCTTTGGCAACGCGCGCAGGGTCTTCTGGAAGCGGCGTCATATTCCACAAACAATGCTCGTCAAACCCAAAATGCGCCGGCATCTTATTATCCTTGCTCAACTGCCACTTGCCCGCAACACACGTAGCATACCCCGCATCCTGTAACAAATTGCCAAACGTCTTTTCTTTGGGATTCAAATAGGCGAACCTGTCGTAATTTCGAAAATTGTACTGCCCCGTCATAATCTCCACACGAGAAGGCGTACACAGCGGCGTCGAATAACAATGCGAAAAGCGAATCCCCCGCGATGCCAGATCATCCAACACTGGCGTCTCATACGTCGTACTCCCATAACAACTCAAACACTCAAACCCCATATCATCTGCCATAATCAGCACAATATTTGGTCTCGCCATACATTCCTCCAATGCATAAACCCGGAGCCAATTTAACACGATAGCATTGCTATATCAATTCTCTTCTGGCACCACTATGAATCTGGTTGACACACCAATGCCGTAGATAATACTATATATTTTCCGTGGAAACAACAGAACAAAGGGGAAGGACAAAAAATGAACATCTCGCTCACATCAACAGAACGAAGCTCTGGCGAACTGGCAAAAGACAAATTGGCAAATGCGATAGAGGCAATTCGAAAAGACGGCTATGTCATCATCGAACAAGTGGTGGATCACGCGATCCTCGACGCCCTCAAAACGCGCATGGATGAAGACTCTGCAAAGCTGATTGAGGCACAAAAATGGGGTGGCGCAGGTGGCGTACAAGGGCATTTACAACAAGGACCCCCACCATTTGACCCATACCTATCTCCAGACATCCTCGTCAACCCTTATGCCGTTCAGATCTCACGAGAAATGCTGGGTAAAGGGTTTTACTGTTGTTTTTACAACGGCAACACCAACACGCCAAACAGCACCTTTCAACCCCTTCATTCTGACGGCGTTCACCTCTGGGGAGAGCAAAACCGCCCCCATCCAGCAACCCAACTCATCATCAACATCTTTCCCCAGGACACATCTAACAAAAACGGATCGACACAAATCTGGCCGGGTTCGCACCTCGACATGCGCCCCGTAACAGACGAAACAGAAGCCGACCGTCAATCCTTTTCCCCACCCATTCAAGCCACCTTGCAAAAAGGCGACATCCTGATCCGCGATTCGCGCCTCTGGCATCGCGGCGTGCCAAATCCCTCCGACCACAACCGCCACATGATCGCAGTTGTGTACAACATCGGGTGGCTGGTCAGACGGCGAACACTCTTCTTTGATAAAAGCAGTGAAAAAATATTCGAAGCAAGCGGCATCGATCCCAATGCCGAATTCATCGACCCCCCGTTCGAATACCTGTTTGAAATGGCGTGCAAAAAAATAAAAAACGACCCCATGCGAGGCGTCTAATCCACTTCATTCTCGCTCGGCATAACCGCCCAATCGGTGCGCAGTTCGGCAACGAGTTCAGCCGGTGGTTGCATAAAACGCTTAACCCGGACACTGGCTTTGGCCTGTCGCCCAGGTCCGGCCAGTTTCCAAGCGTTGTAGTGAAATTTGCCTTCGGGTTGCATCACGCGGACGTTCAACGTACGGCGAGGCTTCCGGGTCTGGTTCATGCCGGCGCAGTGCAAGCAGGCCGCATTGACCACCAGCAGATCACCGGGATCGCCAATAACCTGGACTCTGTTGCTATAGTAATTCGGGTTGGAATCCGGCACCTCGGGTTCTTCGCCAGCCTTGAAGCGATGAGTACCCGGTATCACCGAAGTCGCACCGTTTTCCGCCGTGTACCCGTCAAGTAAAAAAAAGAACCACAGGCCCCTGTGCTTGCCATTGGCGGTAAAACCCGGGCGAAAATCGCGGTGGATGCCTTCAGATTGCTTTCCGGG is drawn from Gemmatimonadota bacterium and contains these coding sequences:
- a CDS encoding DsrE family protein encodes the protein MAGKFCVSLTCAKDDTDKATVAFVVANAALGSEKETLLFMTTEGVRLSQKGYADDVAEEGFLPLKDLMDLFVGGGGTIYVCAPCFKKRGLDENNLVDGAIMVGGAALVEFLSDGTPCITY
- a CDS encoding sulfurtransferase TusA family protein, yielding MSDERDIVAADEWDAGHMGCGEVIILLRMRMQKLEEGEVLKLTAYDPGAPVDLPAWCRMTGRRMVHAAHPFYWIEQKST
- a CDS encoding sulfatase, which codes for MSDPRPNILYIMSDDHTVNAISCYNGWLNEVVDTPNIDRIANEGMRFDNCICNNALCSPSRASIITGQYSHKNGVLRLNQPLSDDHPNFVRQLQASGYQTGIAGKWHLGSEPDGFDYWEVLPGQGAYFNPSFTRNGEPTQYEGYATDIITDLSLNWLKARDPDKPFLMLCHHKAPHGLWEYAPRHADLFTDGDLPEPSNLYKPFDKVSSALENHHRTILMQAERMDEGVRGRAWPTGRLDTTGMNTTEKIHAAYQKYVKDYLRCIVAIDEGVGRLLDFLDEEGLTENTLVVYTSDQGMFLGEHSYFDKRLILEESLLMPYVMRYPRAIAPGSVNEDIVVNVDFGATYLDFAGLQPDAQVQGRSFRALCEGETPEDWRQSAFYAYWDGPTKHYGVRTQNYTLAVHRTGERDLFDLEKDPWEMTSVYGDPAYADVQAEVEADLARLIEEIDISAEELPQE
- a CDS encoding sulfatase-like hydrolase/transferase, translated to MARPNIVLIMADDMGFECLSCYGSTTYETPVLDDLASRGIRFSHCYSTPLCTPSRVEIMTGQYNFRNYDRFAYLNPKEKTFGNLLQDAGYATCVAGKWQLSKDNKMPAHFGFDEHCLWNMTPLPEDPARVAKGRYANPQIECNGEWLPDDYIEDRYGPDICCDYLLDFIERHRDVPFFAYYPMILVHAPFVPTPDSPEWRDRGRRGEQNTRYFADMVAYADKLVGRIVERLEALGLLENTLVMFTSDNGTHRTITSQLEGGVEIVGGKGTMPDAGTHVPFIAFWQGVVPQGVVLDDLVDFSDFLPTLMDLADAPIPEGMPCDGRSFLPQLRGEGGNPRDWIFCHYNPRFGFGQDHAGQFAREHRFKIYHDGRFYDVPADRLEEYDIVLGQGDVDAEEARERLQKVLDMMPEFVDDYVPER
- a CDS encoding phytanoyl-CoA dioxygenase family protein; its protein translation is MNISLTSTERSSGELAKDKLANAIEAIRKDGYVIIEQVVDHAILDALKTRMDEDSAKLIEAQKWGGAGGVQGHLQQGPPPFDPYLSPDILVNPYAVQISREMLGKGFYCCFYNGNTNTPNSTFQPLHSDGVHLWGEQNRPHPATQLIINIFPQDTSNKNGSTQIWPGSHLDMRPVTDETEADRQSFSPPIQATLQKGDILIRDSRLWHRGVPNPSDHNRHMIAVVYNIGWLVRRRTLFFDKSSEKIFEASGIDPNAEFIDPPFEYLFEMACKKIKNDPMRGV
- a CDS encoding phytanoyl-CoA dioxygenase family protein codes for the protein MRPVHPLSDSELGEHVANLDRDGSTIIRNQIAPEYLDPLRDIAQRAADDYIAAWRGGMKLSEVNIGDKYGNRKFDLNPNARACFLWGDAAIELLDHDTVHAICEPALGTYHFSDLVANTQRYNPGKQSEGIHRDFRPGFTANGKHRGLWFFFLLDGYTAENGATSVIPGTHRFKAGEEPEVPDSNPNYYSNRVQVIGDPGDLLVVNAACLHCAGMNQTRKPRRTLNVRVMQPEGKFHYNAWKLAGPGRQAKASVRVKRFMQPPAELVAELRTDWAVMPSENEVD